A genomic window from Actinomycetaceae bacterium MB13-C1-2 includes:
- a CDS encoding carbohydrate ABC transporter permease — protein MSALTVRNPLIKVLLWAAMILMVLVYAFPFIYLFLTSFKTPFETLAIPPRVVPSTWTLENYVTALQRPGAGKSFLNSTVTSLISTAVSVALAVPAAYGITRFQTRAGQALSGLALISRMIPPVAIGVPMLSMLASVNLVDTSFGLAIAQTTISLPLSILLMASFFEGVPVELEEAAKVDGCSSTRALWSVVLPIVKGGMAVTAIFAFLASWNEFLFALILTSQNAQTTPIAIANFQTQFGLDWGPMTAMAVLYSLPVIVLTILLQRHIVAGMTMGAVKG, from the coding sequence ATGAGTGCCCTGACAGTTAGAAACCCACTCATCAAGGTCCTTCTATGGGCCGCAATGATACTGATGGTTCTTGTCTACGCTTTTCCGTTTATCTATCTATTTCTGACATCCTTCAAGACGCCGTTTGAGACGTTGGCGATTCCTCCGCGAGTCGTTCCATCAACATGGACTCTCGAGAATTACGTTACGGCTCTGCAAAGACCCGGTGCTGGAAAATCATTCCTCAACAGTACGGTCACGTCCCTCATAAGCACCGCGGTGTCGGTGGCTCTGGCTGTTCCTGCCGCATACGGAATAACCCGTTTTCAAACTCGTGCAGGTCAGGCACTGAGTGGGTTAGCTTTGATCAGTCGCATGATACCGCCGGTTGCCATTGGCGTGCCTATGCTCTCGATGCTGGCTTCAGTGAACCTAGTAGACACCTCTTTTGGACTGGCAATCGCCCAAACCACGATCTCGTTACCGCTGAGTATTCTGCTCATGGCATCCTTCTTCGAAGGGGTACCAGTTGAGCTAGAGGAGGCAGCTAAGGTCGATGGGTGCTCGAGTACTCGAGCCTTGTGGAGCGTGGTTCTTCCGATTGTGAAGGGCGGCATGGCAGTTACAGCAATCTTTGCTTTCCTCGCTTCTTGGAATGAGTTCCTCTTCGCGTTGATTCTGACATCGCAGAATGCACAAACCACCCCTATTGCAATAGCCAATTTCCAGACACAGTTCGGTTTGGATTGGGGTCCCATGACGGCAATGGCGGTTCTCTATTCATTACCCGTAATCGTGCTTACTATCCTGCTTCAGCGACATATCGTGGCTGGAATGACAATGGGTGCTGTCAAGGGTTGA
- a CDS encoding sugar ABC transporter permease — protein sequence MRLSDKKYALLLMVPAALFILVFMAWPLFRLIYDSFFEISKFAGGPRDFIGLANYQEALGKASFRSAAGRTVIYTVFVVTLEFTLGFLAALLFSVLGKKSSVFRTFFLYPLMIAPVVAGLLWRFLLIDNSGIVNHLLAKVGIISSPDSINWLSNPRIVLFSVAIPDIWLTTSFMTLVLFAGLQNVPAELVEAARLDGAGFPRILRSIVIPDLRPVIAVALLIRGIDAAKAFDIIQIQTGGGPQNASETMSLLVYQTMIRHGEPGLASAMGTLYLIAMMVVAALAVVFLWKPGANS from the coding sequence ATGCGGCTCAGCGACAAGAAATACGCACTACTGCTTATGGTTCCAGCCGCCCTGTTCATCTTGGTGTTCATGGCCTGGCCCTTGTTCAGGTTGATCTACGACAGCTTCTTCGAGATTTCGAAGTTTGCGGGCGGACCACGAGACTTTATTGGGCTCGCCAACTATCAAGAGGCTCTTGGAAAGGCTAGTTTCCGCAGTGCGGCAGGGCGCACAGTGATTTACACGGTTTTTGTTGTGACCCTTGAGTTCACTCTTGGGTTTCTCGCAGCACTTTTGTTTTCTGTGTTGGGGAAGAAGTCGTCGGTCTTCAGAACATTTTTCCTTTACCCTTTGATGATCGCGCCTGTTGTCGCAGGTTTGCTTTGGCGCTTCTTGTTGATCGATAACTCAGGTATTGTCAATCACCTGTTGGCCAAGGTCGGTATCATTTCGTCACCCGATTCAATTAACTGGCTCAGCAATCCTCGAATAGTTCTCTTTTCAGTCGCGATCCCAGACATTTGGCTGACAACGTCTTTCATGACGCTTGTACTTTTCGCCGGTCTGCAGAACGTTCCGGCAGAACTAGTGGAGGCCGCCCGTCTTGACGGTGCTGGCTTCCCACGGATTCTGCGGTCGATTGTTATTCCAGACCTGCGTCCAGTAATTGCTGTCGCATTGTTGATCCGTGGAATCGATGCTGCAAAGGCCTTCGACATTATTCAGATTCAGACGGGTGGTGGTCCGCAGAATGCATCAGAAACCATGAGTCTCTTGGTTTACCAGACGATGATCAGACACGGTGAGCCGGGATTGGCTAGTGCGATGGGAACCCTCTACCTAATTGCGATGATGGTGGTCGCCGCGCTTGCCGTTGTGTTCCTATGGAAACCAGGAGCTAACTCATGA
- a CDS encoding glycoside hydrolase family 32 protein, with protein sequence MKYELERAEEGVRELTKTRNLRWYPDFHIAARAGWINDPNGLSFFAGRYQVYFQHHPFGTKHGPMHWGHVSSEDLVTWRREPIAMAPSVDEDKDGVFSGSAVVDDESGRLVAYFTGNQWANGVNEKDGVKQVQLMADSKDGVHFRDKRVVIRTPANVTHFRDPKVWKQDDAWYLILGACSERDRGQVWLYTSENMRDWEFDQILFEDPDPDVFMLECPDMFPLNDKWVLTYCPMGLRAKGAIGRNHHNAGYVVGEWQPGEEFKQETPYRPADWGHDYYAPQSFKGPDGRRISFAWMGGFVRDLPSQASDSWSGQLTIPRVQVLNIDKILCSMPVPELKNLRRSTEVISLSLIDDNEVVLLRRDSGPIEIEAEFDLSVTTSDRFGFKLHLTPDGHHTFVGYDAASSTVFIDRRLVAEGDGGIRTAPVTGDRLSLRIFVDNGSIELFANGGVAVMSSFSFCGSGPRAVEMSSEGGHAVVESLKIHDLKSIWLDGEK encoded by the coding sequence ATGAAATACGAACTGGAACGCGCCGAAGAGGGTGTTCGGGAACTTACGAAGACTCGAAATCTACGCTGGTATCCCGACTTTCATATCGCGGCACGGGCTGGTTGGATTAACGACCCAAACGGCCTTTCATTCTTTGCTGGCCGCTACCAGGTCTACTTCCAACACCATCCATTTGGAACGAAACACGGACCTATGCACTGGGGGCACGTCTCATCTGAAGACCTAGTCACGTGGCGCCGAGAGCCGATTGCTATGGCTCCGTCCGTCGATGAAGACAAGGATGGAGTCTTTTCAGGATCTGCTGTAGTTGACGACGAAAGCGGAAGGCTGGTTGCGTACTTCACTGGGAACCAGTGGGCCAACGGAGTGAACGAAAAAGATGGCGTGAAGCAGGTGCAACTCATGGCCGATTCAAAGGACGGAGTCCATTTCAGGGATAAGCGAGTCGTCATACGTACACCGGCGAATGTCACCCACTTCCGAGATCCCAAAGTTTGGAAGCAGGACGATGCCTGGTACCTGATTCTCGGTGCATGTTCAGAGCGAGACCGTGGTCAGGTTTGGCTATACACGTCAGAGAACATGCGTGACTGGGAGTTTGATCAAATCCTTTTCGAAGACCCAGATCCGGATGTATTCATGCTGGAATGCCCTGACATGTTCCCTTTGAACGACAAATGGGTTCTCACCTATTGCCCTATGGGGCTACGCGCCAAGGGAGCGATTGGCCGGAACCATCATAATGCTGGCTATGTCGTCGGCGAATGGCAGCCCGGCGAAGAGTTCAAACAGGAGACTCCATACCGACCAGCCGATTGGGGTCATGATTACTATGCGCCCCAGAGCTTTAAAGGACCTGATGGGAGACGAATCTCTTTTGCGTGGATGGGCGGTTTCGTCAGAGATCTTCCATCTCAAGCAAGTGACAGTTGGAGTGGACAACTAACGATCCCCCGGGTTCAGGTCTTGAATATTGACAAGATTCTTTGCTCTATGCCTGTGCCGGAGCTCAAGAACCTTCGGAGAAGCACCGAGGTCATTTCACTGTCTTTGATTGATGACAACGAAGTGGTTCTGCTTCGCAGGGACTCTGGCCCCATCGAAATCGAAGCAGAGTTCGATCTCAGTGTAACAACTTCCGACAGGTTTGGCTTCAAGCTGCACCTCACACCAGATGGACACCACACGTTCGTGGGCTACGACGCCGCGTCTTCAACTGTGTTCATTGATCGTCGGTTGGTTGCAGAAGGAGACGGGGGGATCCGCACAGCACCAGTGACGGGCGACAGACTATCTCTGCGCATTTTTGTTGATAATGGCTCAATCGAATTATTCGCGAACGGCGGAGTGGCCGTAATGTCATCATTCAGCTTCTGCGGTTCTGGTCCTCGCGCTGTTGAGATGTCATCTGAGGGCGGCCACGCCGTAGTGGAATCACTCAAAATTCACGACCTGAAAAGCATCTGGCTAGACGGCGAAAAGTGA
- a CDS encoding sugar ABC transporter substrate-binding protein, translating into MKSHRNRNPLSRRAILATPASLLAASLLLAGCSSGSPSSAEGTESGSGETATSEKLTVVVEGGGKAELEPIAAAFKDETGVDVELVELPYDGLYERISTELSSGKLSFDVAALDAIWLSAFAEGMASLDDVMTEDVQEDLFPALVEEAQVDGRFVGIPVWTNAQVLFYRTDLFEDPEEKAAFEKEYGYELAAPTTWDEYGDIAKFFTRDSDGDGTIDLYGTDVKGAVETEWLAMITQAGSDSVVLGPNNEVIVNDEAHKKALDAYIAPLTAGSTPGGASQIDWNEAQNLFNQGQTAMTRFWAHAYPQIPEDSPVYGNVGVAQMPAGERFGAIPGAWYLSIPAAAGDNPTAKEFLAFTVEHNDLALDTSLGLAATVSALESAAGKPGKEHLAVLIDTLNAPGTISRPANENWQQIVDTVLIPTLQAATQPGADTQALLDEAHDKIVEIIK; encoded by the coding sequence GTGAAGAGTCACAGAAACAGAAATCCCTTGAGTCGACGAGCCATTCTTGCGACTCCTGCTTCGCTACTTGCCGCTTCCCTTCTGCTGGCGGGTTGCTCGAGCGGGAGTCCAAGTAGCGCCGAGGGCACCGAAAGCGGTTCTGGCGAAACTGCGACAAGCGAAAAACTCACGGTTGTCGTTGAGGGGGGAGGTAAGGCTGAGCTAGAACCTATTGCCGCGGCGTTCAAAGATGAGACCGGTGTCGATGTCGAACTCGTCGAGCTTCCTTATGACGGATTGTATGAACGCATTTCGACGGAGCTAAGTTCAGGAAAGCTCTCGTTCGACGTAGCGGCTCTCGACGCAATCTGGCTCAGTGCTTTTGCCGAGGGAATGGCGTCTCTTGACGACGTCATGACAGAGGATGTTCAAGAGGATCTATTCCCCGCGCTCGTAGAAGAGGCTCAGGTCGATGGCCGTTTCGTTGGCATTCCGGTCTGGACTAACGCCCAGGTCTTGTTCTACAGGACTGACTTATTCGAGGATCCCGAAGAAAAGGCGGCCTTCGAGAAGGAATACGGCTATGAACTGGCCGCTCCTACGACTTGGGATGAATACGGAGATATTGCTAAGTTCTTTACTCGTGATAGCGATGGTGATGGAACCATTGATCTCTATGGCACGGATGTAAAGGGCGCCGTTGAAACCGAGTGGTTGGCGATGATTACTCAGGCCGGAAGCGACTCGGTTGTCCTTGGTCCGAACAACGAGGTGATCGTCAATGATGAGGCACACAAGAAGGCTTTAGATGCATATATTGCACCCCTAACTGCGGGTAGTACACCGGGCGGGGCATCACAGATCGACTGGAATGAGGCCCAGAACCTGTTCAACCAGGGACAGACAGCGATGACCCGTTTCTGGGCACACGCATATCCGCAAATCCCCGAGGACTCACCTGTATATGGGAATGTTGGAGTTGCTCAGATGCCGGCGGGCGAGCGATTCGGAGCGATTCCTGGAGCTTGGTATTTGTCTATTCCGGCTGCTGCAGGTGATAATCCGACGGCGAAAGAATTCCTTGCATTTACAGTCGAGCACAATGATCTAGCTTTGGACACCTCTCTTGGGCTCGCTGCCACTGTCTCGGCCCTTGAGTCTGCGGCAGGTAAACCTGGTAAGGAACACCTGGCAGTCTTGATTGATACGCTCAATGCGCCGGGAACGATCAGTCGACCCGCGAACGAGAACTGGCAGCAGATTGTTGACACGGTCCTGATCCCGACGCTGCAGGCGGCGACTCAACCCGGCGCGGATACCCAGGCGCTTCTTGATGAAGCTCACGACAAGATTGTCGAGATCATCAAGTAA
- a CDS encoding NosD domain-containing protein: MSADNVYDVTNWRVGNATEDVGEVINSIVSDVKQRQSDADASDGGKPGAVIYLPPGDYHLRTQVLIDVSFLRIEGSGHGFTSSSIRFNEPESEWGDLHELWPGGSRVVVDIPLTADSTEEDAAAFLISREGRPRISGVEFSSFCIDGLHFIADGSEVPPENTYTNGKTGVLVASDNDSFRISEMGFVYLEHAVTIYNADALSIHDNFIAECGSCVELRGWGQASKITDNLIGAGFKGYSVFAENHGGLLVAANNIFPRGKSSIHFSGVQRSSITSNRLHSFYPGMVMLDSGSSENLVGSNHFLRDYEPWTPFIGIDNGLDDTAGLLCVSGDSNSIIGNHFSVTDDADSANPDDAHPVAIRLLGGSENFVSSNHVVVKHVRWSASDSCYSAQVDALLTEGEKQSVDLQSVVVDPGSIRNVIIDSGTESQVHLDKAANAFRATPSLPN, encoded by the coding sequence ATGTCGGCAGACAACGTCTATGACGTGACCAATTGGAGAGTCGGCAATGCGACGGAGGACGTGGGCGAGGTTATCAACAGCATCGTCTCCGATGTCAAGCAACGTCAGAGCGATGCGGACGCGAGCGATGGGGGTAAACCCGGTGCAGTGATATATCTGCCGCCAGGTGACTACCACCTACGAACTCAAGTCCTGATTGATGTTAGTTTCCTTCGAATTGAAGGATCTGGGCACGGGTTCACTTCGTCCAGCATTCGATTCAACGAACCTGAGTCAGAGTGGGGAGACTTACATGAGCTCTGGCCAGGAGGAAGTCGCGTAGTCGTAGACATTCCACTGACTGCTGATAGTACGGAGGAGGACGCAGCGGCGTTCCTCATAAGCAGAGAGGGACGGCCTCGTATCAGCGGAGTAGAGTTCTCCAGTTTCTGTATTGACGGGCTCCACTTCATTGCGGACGGCTCCGAGGTGCCTCCAGAGAATACCTATACCAATGGAAAAACCGGTGTGCTGGTAGCCAGTGACAACGACTCGTTCCGGATAAGCGAGATGGGATTCGTCTACCTTGAGCATGCGGTGACTATCTATAACGCTGATGCACTGAGCATCCACGATAACTTCATAGCTGAGTGCGGGAGTTGCGTGGAGCTTCGGGGATGGGGCCAAGCGTCCAAGATTACCGACAACTTGATTGGTGCTGGTTTCAAGGGCTACTCAGTCTTTGCTGAGAATCATGGTGGACTGCTTGTCGCTGCAAACAACATATTCCCTCGTGGGAAGAGCAGCATTCATTTCAGCGGGGTCCAGCGTTCGTCGATCACGAGTAATCGCCTTCACTCCTTCTACCCCGGAATGGTGATGTTGGATTCAGGCAGTTCAGAGAATCTTGTCGGCTCCAACCATTTCTTACGCGACTACGAACCATGGACTCCCTTTATTGGCATCGACAACGGACTTGATGATACTGCTGGTCTCCTGTGTGTGAGTGGAGATAGCAACTCGATAATCGGTAATCATTTCTCGGTTACGGATGATGCTGATTCCGCCAACCCAGATGACGCCCACCCCGTGGCAATTAGGTTGCTCGGAGGCAGTGAGAACTTCGTTTCCAGTAATCATGTGGTTGTGAAGCACGTTCGTTGGTCCGCTAGCGACTCGTGCTACTCCGCACAAGTGGACGCATTGTTGACCGAAGGTGAGAAGCAATCGGTCGATCTTCAATCAGTGGTGGTTGATCCGGGTTCGATTCGAAACGTCATCATAGATTCAGGGACTGAGTCACAAGTTCATCTCGATAAGGCGGCTAACGCATTCCGGGCCACGCCATCGTTGCCAAACTAG